Proteins encoded by one window of Cydia fagiglandana chromosome Z, ilCydFagi1.1, whole genome shotgun sequence:
- the LOC134678638 gene encoding thioredoxin-like protein 1: MGLATVIENEGHFQHEMANAGTKLVVVDFTATWCPPCQRIAPFFEQLPAKFPRAVFLKVDVDRCAETAAAQGISAMPTFVFYRNRTKIDRLQGADPGTLESKVRHYYGSEDAGDEDNAVAGHMDLGTFITKSECECLNEADEHPLAHALTSGGGYLASDCDEQLIINITFNQLVKLHSVKIKGPADKGPKSVKLFINQPRTLDFDQASGNSSVQDLELTPSDVEGNPVPLKFVKFQSVQNIQLFIKDNQSGGDVTQIDHLAFYGTPVATTNMGEFKRVAGKKGEGH, encoded by the exons atggGTTTAGCCACTGTAATTGAGAATGAGGGTCATTTCCAACACGAAATGGCCAACGCCGGCACGAAGCTGGTCGTCGTGGACTTCACGGCGACTTG GTGCCCTCCATGCCAGAGGATCGCACCTTTCTTCGAGCAACTGCCAGCGAAGTTCCCTAGGGCGGTGTTCCTAAAGGTGGACGTAGACCGCTGTGCGGAGACGGCGGCCGCGCAAGGCATCAGCGCTAtgcctacttttgttttttacaGAAACAGA ACGAAGATTGACCGGCTACAGGGGGCTGACCCGGGAACTTTGGAGAGCAAAGTGAGACACTACTATGGATCTGAAGATGCTGGTGATGAGGACAATGCCGTTGCCGGCCAT ATGGACCTCGGAACTTTCATCACCAAAAGTGAATGCGAATGCCTCAACGAGGCCGACGAGCATCCGCTGGCGCACGCCCTGACCAGCGGTGGCGGGTACCTGGCCAGTGACTGCGATGAGCAGCTCATTATCAACATCACATTCAACCAG CTGGTGAAGCTGCACTCGGTGAAGATCAAGGGCCCCGCCGACAAGGGCCCCAAGTCCGTGAAGCTGTTCATCAACCAGCCACGCACCCTGGACTTCGACCAGGCCTCTGGGAACAGCTCTGTGCAGGACTTGGA GCTCACTCCAAGCGACGTGGAAGGCAACCCGGTCCCCCTCAAGTTCGTCAAGTTCCAAAGCGTCCAGAACATCCAGCTGTTCATCAAAGACAACCAGTCGGGCGGTGACGTCACGCAGATCGACCACCTGGCGTTCTATGGCACGCCCGTCGCCACCACCAACATGGGCGAGTTCAAACGCGTCGCCGGCAAGAAGGGCGAGGGGCATTAA